The nucleotide window TCAAGCTGGCCGATCGTGAACTGTTCGTTGCCGAAGCCTGCAGCGGTATCCAGTCGGTTTTCACCCTGGCCTTTTTGGCATCACTGTTGGTCGCGTTCCTGCGACGCCGGTTGTGGTTGGCACCGTTCTATCTGGCCATCGCGATTTTGTTGGCGGTTGCCGGGAACGTTGTTCGCGTCACGACCGTCGCTTTGGCTGCGGTGTGGAACGGTACTGACCTTTCATCCGGCATCTCACACGACATCTTGGGTTACACCACGTTGGCGTTGGCTGCGGCACTACTCTTGTCCTTTGATCAGTTGATCATCACGGTGTTGCACCCGGTCGAATTCACTTCCGACGGCATGCTGGACAACCCGCTCGTACGGTTTTGGAACTTCTTGGTCAGCGACGCACCTCAGCCCGACCAACGATCCAGCTACCGTTCGTTTGATGAAAGCGAAAGCCGCCGGTATCGCAATCAACAATTGCCCGGTTGGATGCAATCGGCCATCGAGAATCCTCTGGTCCGCTATGGGTTTGTCGGCGTCGCCGGTTTGCTGATGTTGGCATCGATCGGCCAGTTGGTTCGCATGCAATCGCGTGCTCCCACCCAGACCGTCCACTCCTCGGACGCTCTGTTCGCGCCAGCGCCTGACATGTGGGGCGATGGATTCGAGATTTTCCAGTTTTCGGATCACACCACCGCGCGTGACGGTAACAATCCGCGACTGGGCGAGAACGCGGATTTGTGGCAAGTCCAAGTCGGCGAATTGGTCGGCCAAGTCGTGCTGAGCCAGCCTTACAGCGGATGGCACGAATTGTGTGTCTGCTACCAGAACCTGGATTGGGAACTGGTCAATCGCGACGTCGTCGATGACATCGATATCAAGGTCATGCCGGATCTGAACGATGATGAATCGTTCGTGACCGCACGGTTCAAACGTCCCGGCGGCCAAGAAGGTCTATTGATGTTTTCCGCCGTTTCCTATGACGGCTCCATTCCATCTTCGCCGGGAAGCTTTGGTGCGTTCGGTTCGCGGTTGTTTGGTCGCTTGGATCGAAACGGCATCATCGACCAAACCGACATCATGATGTTCCAGTTCTGGCTGCCCACGCCAAAGAAACTGGACAACAAAGTCATTCGCCAATTGCAAGAAGAGTTCGTCAAGGCGCGAGCCGTTGTTGCGAAGAATGTCGTGAATCCCGATTCGGCATCGGTTGCCAAACCAGAAGCCTGAATCCTTTCACCTGACTTGCTGTTCACGACATCGCCAAACATCCAATCATCAACCCGACCTGATCGAACATGAAATACTTGAACCCGGTCAATTGGTTCCGCTGGATCGGACAATTCATCAGCGCGTACCTGTATTCGATTCCGTGGAAGGAAGCACCGCGTGCGATTCCGGCGATCATTCTGATCTTGGCATTGGTCGTCATTGCCGGCGTGGCCTTCACGGATGATTCGAACTGGCGCAGCAGCTTGATCGCGCGTCAATTGGCCGACGCCAGTGAACAAGACGATTATGAAACCATGGAATTGGTGCTGCGACGCCAGTTGCGGGCCGAGCCCAATGACAATGACTTGAATTTTCGCTTGGCGTTGGTCTTGCACGAACAAGAACGTGACGACGAAGCCAAGTCGATCATGACCCAGTTGGCGACGCAGAAACGATTCGAACAGGCCGCTCGATGGCTGGTCGCCGAAGATTTCGTCGGCAAGTCGTGGGGCAATCTGGACGACGACCAGAAAGAGATGTTTGGGTATCTGTTGAAGCTGGTCAACGAAAAGACGCCCGATGATGTGAACTTCAAACAACTGTACGCCGACTACTTGATCGCAAGTGATCGGATGAAGGACGCGGCGGTTTTGTTGGAACAGTTGTCGACGGCTTTCCCCATGCGAGGATTACAGGCGGCAGCGATTTACCGGCGACTGGGCGACGAACAAAAAGCGGATGAACTGGGACGCCACACGCTGAAGCACGTCTCGGGCATGCTGGACGATGACCCGACCAACACGGTGTTGGCTTTGGCCGTTGCCCAGACGCAATTGTTCGACAAGCAATACATGCCGGCGATCCAAACGATCAAGCGTGCCGTCGATCGTGCAAAGACCGACCAGGAACGTCAACGTGCCCGTTCGGCGATGGGCGAAGCGATCGTGGCTTGGATCATGCACCTGAAGGAAACGGCCACCGATTCGCCAGAA belongs to Crateriforma spongiae and includes:
- a CDS encoding tetratricopeptide repeat protein, with protein sequence MKYLNPVNWFRWIGQFISAYLYSIPWKEAPRAIPAIILILALVVIAGVAFTDDSNWRSSLIARQLADASEQDDYETMELVLRRQLRAEPNDNDLNFRLALVLHEQERDDEAKSIMTQLATQKRFEQAARWLVAEDFVGKSWGNLDDDQKEMFGYLLKLVNEKTPDDVNFKQLYADYLIASDRMKDAAVLLEQLSTAFPMRGLQAAAIYRRLGDEQKADELGRHTLKHVSGMLDDDPTNTVLALAVAQTQLFDKQYMPAIQTIKRAVDRAKTDQERQRARSAMGEAIVAWIMHLKETATDSPESQADLMRKLSVAVRFAPDNPRVLTLVADMVLSTAQSDNPEVQKLQRTLVEGSSPGVSHFILGTGALMRGNRESAMKHLKIAAELLPQSAAILNNLAVAMTTRDDAELEDALELIERAIEQTQPKTTPHFYETRGQILYRLERYDEAIPDLLRALAVDSLKLNAHKALAVCYEKIGMEETAQGHRDQIEAMESESESDQDGDDENEFDLGL
- the xrtU gene encoding exosortase U → MSTIESETPVAVDAPVTFDQPESDQPSRSFFDRTSKWMWFWGGLFAACVPLLIPYFADMWAAPHYQYFPFVFLAVGALIYARSDRQYYPPAGWLGWSLVALGIATLALAIVNQAVWLGGFAFVLIGIAFVASLRGDEDVSLLALGFPLLMLVKLPLNLDTLLIQNLQNLTTELSSVMLDVFGVSHAIEGNIIKLADRELFVAEACSGIQSVFTLAFLASLLVAFLRRRLWLAPFYLAIAILLAVAGNVVRVTTVALAAVWNGTDLSSGISHDILGYTTLALAAALLLSFDQLIITVLHPVEFTSDGMLDNPLVRFWNFLVSDAPQPDQRSSYRSFDESESRRYRNQQLPGWMQSAIENPLVRYGFVGVAGLLMLASIGQLVRMQSRAPTQTVHSSDALFAPAPDMWGDGFEIFQFSDHTTARDGNNPRLGENADLWQVQVGELVGQVVLSQPYSGWHELCVCYQNLDWELVNRDVVDDIDIKVMPDLNDDESFVTARFKRPGGQEGLLMFSAVSYDGSIPSSPGSFGAFGSRLFGRLDRNGIIDQTDIMMFQFWLPTPKKLDNKVIRQLQEEFVKARAVVAKNVVNPDSASVAKPEA